The following proteins are encoded in a genomic region of Galbibacter sp. BG1:
- a CDS encoding GatB/YqeY domain-containing protein — translation MSLQDKVMAEMKTAMKAKDAPALEALRAVKSELLLASTNAATKDGLSEEEEIKLLQKLVKQRKDSAVIYTEQGRADLAEPELAQAAIIEKFLPEQLGEEEIAKVVDAIIAKTGAEGMKDMGKVMGMASKELAGQADGKTISTVVKSKLS, via the coding sequence ATGAGTTTACAGGATAAAGTAATGGCAGAAATGAAAACCGCTATGAAAGCAAAAGATGCTCCCGCATTGGAAGCTTTAAGAGCAGTAAAGTCTGAATTGCTATTGGCAAGCACCAATGCAGCGACAAAAGACGGACTTTCTGAAGAGGAGGAAATTAAGCTGTTACAAAAACTTGTAAAACAAAGAAAGGATAGTGCTGTAATTTACACAGAACAGGGTAGGGCAGATTTAGCAGAACCGGAGTTGGCACAAGCAGCGATTATTGAAAAGTTTTTACCGGAACAATTAGGTGAAGAGGAGATTGCAAAAGTAGTAGACGCTATAATTGCAAAAACAGGAGCAGAGGGAATGAAAGATATGGGAAAGGTAATGGGTATGGCTTCCAAAGAATTGGCTGGTCAAGCTGACGGTAAAACCATTTCTACTGTAGTAAAAAGCAAATTAAGTTAA
- the ftsA gene encoding cell division protein FtsA, translated as MENTKYAVGLDIGTTKIVAMIGRENDYGKIEILGIGKSKSLGVHRGVVNNITQTIQSIQQAVQEAESVSGLKIHDCVVGIAGQHIRSLQHSDYITRPDSEEVISDMDLDKLCNQVYKLVMLPGEEIIHVLPQEYKVDGQAEIKEPIGMYGGRLEANFHVVVGQVSSIRNIGRCVKSSGLDLAGITLEPLAAANAVLSQEEKEAGVALIDIGGGTTDLAIFKDGIIRHTAVIPFGGNVVTEDIKEGCSIIEKQAELLKIKFGSAWPGENKDNEIVSIPGLRGREPKEITLKNLSKIIHARVVEIVEQVYMEIKNYGHEEQKKKLIAGIVLTGGGSQLKHLKQLVEYITGMDTRIGYPNEHLAGDSDAEVASPVYATAVGLVMNAIQQQKKNGARVAEKESPKQTESKENIEELEQTDYNQTEPQPTEPPRERRSFLEKWSEKLKDFLDNAE; from the coding sequence ATGGAAAATACTAAATACGCGGTAGGATTAGACATAGGAACCACAAAAATTGTGGCTATGATTGGTCGTGAGAACGATTATGGTAAGATTGAGATTTTAGGTATTGGAAAATCTAAAAGCTTGGGGGTGCACCGAGGAGTGGTTAATAACATTACACAAACCATACAATCGATACAGCAGGCCGTTCAAGAAGCGGAAAGTGTATCTGGATTGAAAATCCATGATTGCGTGGTAGGTATCGCAGGGCAACACATAAGAAGTTTGCAGCATAGCGATTACATTACTCGACCAGACTCGGAAGAAGTTATTAGTGATATGGACCTCGATAAGCTCTGCAATCAAGTATATAAATTAGTAATGCTTCCAGGGGAAGAGATTATTCATGTACTTCCGCAGGAATACAAGGTAGATGGTCAGGCTGAAATAAAAGAACCCATTGGAATGTACGGAGGCCGTTTGGAGGCTAATTTTCATGTGGTAGTTGGGCAAGTATCTTCCATTAGAAATATTGGTAGATGTGTAAAAAGCTCCGGACTGGATTTAGCTGGGATTACTTTAGAGCCTTTAGCAGCTGCAAATGCGGTGTTGAGCCAAGAAGAAAAAGAAGCTGGTGTGGCACTAATTGATATAGGTGGTGGAACTACCGATTTGGCCATTTTTAAAGATGGAATTATACGACATACCGCAGTTATACCGTTTGGTGGAAATGTGGTTACGGAAGATATAAAGGAAGGTTGCTCGATCATTGAAAAGCAAGCCGAGTTATTGAAAATTAAATTTGGTTCTGCATGGCCTGGGGAAAACAAGGATAACGAAATTGTTTCCATCCCTGGTTTAAGAGGAAGGGAACCGAAAGAAATAACCCTCAAAAACCTTTCTAAAATAATCCATGCCCGAGTGGTGGAAATTGTAGAGCAAGTCTACATGGAAATTAAAAACTATGGGCATGAGGAACAAAAGAAAAAATTAATTGCCGGGATTGTGCTTACTGGAGGCGGTAGCCAATTAAAGCATTTAAAACAATTGGTAGAATATATAACGGGCATGGATACCCGAATAGGATATCCAAACGAGCATTTGGCTGGAGATTCCGATGCCGAAGTTGCTAGTCCGGTTTACGCAACAGCCGTTGGTTTGGTAATGAACGCTATTCAGCAACAAAAGAAAAATGGAGCTAGAGTAGCGGAAAAAGAAAGTCCGAAACAAACGGAAAGCAAAGAAAATATAGAAGAATTAGAACAAACTGATTATAATCAAACAGAGCCCCAACCAACTGAACCACCGAGAGAGCGCAGAAGCTTTTTAGAAAAATGGTCAGAGAAATTAAAAGATTTTTTAGACAACGCAGAGTAG
- the ftsZ gene encoding cell division protein FtsZ — protein sequence MSSNTDLGNISFDLPKNQSNVIKVIGVGGGGSNAINYMFQQGINGVDFVVCNTDSQALQNTGVPNKVQLGVSLTEGLGAGANPEIGEQAAIESLEELQSMLDTNTKMVFITAGMGGGTGTGAAPVIAKLAKDMDILTVGIVTIPFQFEGKMRNQQAQRGVEKLRQHVDSLIMINNNKLREVYGNLGFKAGFSKADEVLATAARGIAEVITHHYTQNIDLRDAKTVLSNSGTAIMGSSTATGANRAPEAIMKALDSPLLNDNKISGAQNVLLLIVSGAEEITLDEIGEINDHIQNEAGHNANIIMGVGEDESLGDAIAVTVIATGFNADQQHEIVNTEAKKIIHTLEDEQKAVHDLTPKNNPTQFSNQFEESQQQPINETPKEEKVVKHTLVDDTEEKEYRKEQSMELIPTSELIKNINVVYDEVTLENDDDFVIIDTTAKIKDINVVDPEILKPESKQQTMLSFDMPLNDDSQEEEETNTVTFDFSEDVNDYEVKDHVEVVPVTEVSQDGTKRYSLDDYMEMEDQLNNAKPAEKKQEKVEEELAFKKKVVEEKPTQENTSEEVDPMNSSIEDSLRSRAEERRRKLKDFNYKFHNNASKIEEIEKQPAYKRMGIDLEDRRNTDQSSRMSVGSDSNEEIQLRSNNSFLHDNVD from the coding sequence ATGAGTAGCAACACAGATTTAGGGAACATCTCATTCGACTTACCAAAAAATCAAAGCAATGTAATTAAAGTTATTGGCGTTGGAGGTGGCGGCAGTAATGCAATAAATTACATGTTTCAGCAAGGTATAAACGGTGTGGATTTTGTAGTCTGTAATACCGATTCGCAGGCGTTACAAAATACTGGGGTTCCCAACAAGGTTCAATTAGGGGTTTCCTTGACGGAAGGTCTTGGAGCAGGAGCCAATCCAGAAATTGGGGAGCAAGCGGCCATTGAAAGTTTAGAAGAGCTTCAATCGATGCTGGATACCAATACAAAAATGGTTTTCATTACCGCTGGTATGGGCGGTGGAACGGGTACAGGAGCTGCTCCTGTAATTGCAAAACTGGCCAAGGATATGGATATCTTAACCGTTGGTATTGTAACCATTCCTTTTCAGTTTGAAGGAAAAATGAGAAACCAGCAGGCGCAACGTGGTGTTGAGAAGTTGAGACAGCATGTAGATTCCTTGATTATGATTAATAACAACAAACTACGTGAGGTTTACGGAAATCTTGGTTTTAAGGCCGGATTCTCGAAGGCAGACGAAGTTTTAGCCACAGCGGCTCGGGGAATCGCCGAAGTTATTACACATCATTACACGCAAAACATCGATTTACGGGATGCTAAAACCGTACTTTCTAATAGTGGAACTGCCATTATGGGGTCTTCAACTGCTACTGGAGCCAACCGTGCACCCGAAGCTATTATGAAAGCGCTCGACTCTCCTTTATTAAACGACAACAAAATTTCTGGTGCTCAAAACGTACTGCTACTTATTGTTTCTGGTGCCGAGGAAATTACCCTAGACGAAATAGGAGAAATTAACGATCACATTCAAAACGAAGCTGGCCATAATGCCAATATTATTATGGGGGTTGGTGAAGACGAAAGCCTTGGGGATGCTATTGCCGTAACTGTAATTGCTACGGGATTTAATGCAGACCAGCAGCATGAAATTGTTAATACAGAGGCAAAAAAGATTATTCACACCTTAGAAGATGAACAAAAAGCGGTTCATGACCTTACTCCTAAGAATAATCCGACTCAATTTTCCAATCAGTTTGAAGAATCTCAGCAGCAACCCATCAATGAAACTCCCAAGGAGGAAAAAGTGGTAAAGCACACTTTGGTGGATGATACTGAAGAAAAAGAGTACCGAAAAGAACAAAGCATGGAGTTGATTCCAACTTCAGAATTAATTAAAAATATAAATGTCGTTTACGACGAAGTAACTTTGGAAAACGACGACGACTTTGTTATTATAGATACCACTGCAAAAATTAAAGACATCAATGTGGTGGATCCTGAAATTTTAAAACCGGAATCTAAGCAACAGACTATGTTGTCTTTTGATATGCCGTTAAATGATGATAGCCAAGAAGAGGAAGAAACAAATACAGTTACTTTCGATTTTTCTGAAGATGTAAACGATTATGAGGTAAAAGATCATGTAGAGGTGGTTCCAGTTACTGAGGTTTCCCAAGATGGCACCAAGCGTTATAGTTTAGATGATTATATGGAAATGGAAGATCAGCTGAACAATGCAAAACCTGCGGAGAAAAAGCAGGAAAAGGTAGAAGAAGAACTGGCGTTTAAAAAGAAGGTGGTAGAGGAGAAACCTACTCAAGAAAATACTTCTGAAGAAGTGGACCCAATGAACAGCTCTATTGAAGACAGTCTAAGAAGCCGCGCGGAAGAACGCAGACGTAAGTTGAAGGATTTTAATTACAAGTTTCACAACAACGCATCAAAAATTGAAGAAATCGAGAAGCAACCGGCCTACAAACGTATGGGCATCGATTTAGAAGATCGTAGAAACACCGATCAATCTTCAAGAATGAGTGTGGGCTCCGATAGCAATGAAGAAATTCAATTAAGGAGTAACAATTCTTTTTTACACGATAATGTAGATTAA